One segment of Lachancea thermotolerans CBS 6340 chromosome E complete sequence DNA contains the following:
- the ARL1 gene encoding Arf family GTPase ARL1 (highly similar to uniprot|P38116 Saccharomyces cerevisiae YBR164C ARL1 Soluble GTPase with a role in regulation of membrane traffic;regulates potassium influx; G protein of the Rassuperfamily, similar to ADP-ribosylation factor), translating to MGNFFSSMFDRLWGVNREMRILILGLDGAGKTTILYRLQIGEVVTTKPTIGFNVETLVYKNLKLNVWDLGGQTSIRPYWRCYYSNTAAVIFVVDSTDRDRMPTAAHELHLMLREDELQDAALLVFANKQDQPAALSASEVSRELNLVELKDRSWSIVASSATNGDGISEGLDWLIDVVREEQM from the coding sequence ATgggcaacttcttcagctcGATGTTCGACCGGCTGTGGGGCGTCAACCGCGAGATGCGGATTTTGATCCTGGGCCTTGATGGTGCAGGCAAAACCACGATTCTGTACCGGTTGCAGATCGGCGAGGTGGTTACCACGAAGCCTACGATCGGTTTCAACGTGGAAACCCTTGTatacaagaacttgaagctcaatGTGTGGGATTTGGGTGGTCAAACCAGTATTCGGCCGTACTGGCGTTGCTATTACTCAAACACGGCCGCTGTGATCTTCGTGGTCGACTCTACTGACCGTGATCGTATGCCTACCGCTGCCCACGAGCTGCATCTGATGCTGCGCGAAGACGAGCTTCAGGATGCTGCCTTATTAGTGTTTGCCAACAAACAAGACCAGCCTGCGGCGCTGAGTGCGTCGGAAGTTTCGCGTGAGCTCAACTTGGTTGAGCTGAAGGACCGCAGTTGGAGCATCGTGGCCTCAAGTGCAACAAATGGCGACGGTATTTCTGAAGGCCTGGATTGGCTGATTGATGTGGTCCGTGAGGAGCAGATGTAA
- the POP7 gene encoding ribonuclease P/MRP protein subunit POP7 (similar to uniprot|P38291 Saccharomyces cerevisiae YBR167C POP7 Subunit of both RNase MRP which cleaves pre-rRNA and nuclear RNase P which cleaves tRNA precursors to generate mature 5' ends), with the protein MQSKLVTKHPSLKLLSHKQIKTTFYLKTQTPYVSALKRINKLMSQLQRHGSKYVTVLGMGKASEKTLAVACYFQEEKGKKVEVLTQSIDVLDEIVKSDPVTEDIDEQDDGTQDGDREVELQKRTISGVEVRIYA; encoded by the coding sequence ATGCAGAGCAAGCTAGTTACCAAACATCCGTCGCTTAAGCTTCTGTCACATAAGCAGATAAAGACGACGTTTTACCTCAAAACTCAGACACCGTACGTCTCTGCGTTGAAGCGAATCAATAAACTAATGAGCCAGCTGCAGCGCCACGGTTCAAAGTACGTAACCGTTCTGGGCATGGGAAAAGCAAGCGAGAAAACTTTGGCTGTTGCTTGCtacttccaagaagagaaaggcAAGAAGGTTGAAGTGCTGACGCAAAGTATAGACGTTCTCGATGAGATTGTTAAAAGCGATCCAGTGACAGAGGATATAGACGAACAGGATGATGGCACCCAAGATGGTGACCGAGAGGTTGAGCTGCAAAAACGTACTATTAGCGGTGTGGAAGTGCGAATATATGCTTAG
- the SSE2 gene encoding adenyl-nucleotide exchange factor SSE2 (highly similar to uniprot|P32589 Saccharomyces cerevisiae YPL106C SSE1 HSP70 family member highly homologous to Ssa1p and Sse2p), protein MSTPFGLDLGNNNSVLAVARNRGIDIVVNEVSNRSTPSLVGFGQKNRFLGEAGKNKQISNIKNTVESLKRIIGLDYNDPDFEKEAKYFQAKLVKLENGKIGAQVRLAGEQATFSATQLVAMFINKVKNTVVDETKANITDVAIAVPAWYTEEQRYAVADAARIAGLNPVRVVNDVTAAAVTYGVFKSEMPEGEQKPRIVAFVDIGHSTYTCSIGAFKRGELKILGTAYDKHFGGRDFDRAITEHFADEFKTKYKIDIRENAKAYSRVMTGAERLKKVLSANTAAPFSVESVMNDIDVSSQLTREELEQLVKPLLERVTDPVTKALAQANLKAEEVDFVEIVGGTTRIPCLKNAISEAFGKPLSATLNQDEAIAKGAAFICAIHSPTMRVRPFKFEDIHPYSVSYFWDKQEEDEDNLEVFPARSAFPSTKMITLHRTGDFTMKAKFTNSKELPAGLPTEIAKWEITGVQIPEGQTSVPVKLKLRCDPSGLHTIESAYSVEDVKVQEEVPRAEDAPEDTEPEYREVTKTVKKDDLTIVAHTFALPAEELNALIEKENELFSQDKLVAETEDRKNALEEYIYTLRGKLDEEYAPFASDDEKAKLRDMLAKAEDWLYDDGYDSTKARYIAKYEELASLGNMIRGRYLAKEEEKRQALRQKDEAAKMAAMAEKMAAERKAQAEKQNEAKPDAEGDIDLD, encoded by the coding sequence ATGAGTACTCCATTTGGTTTAGATCTGGGTAACAACAACAGTGTTTTGGCTGTTGCCAGAAACAGAGGTATCGACATTGTCGTGAATGAAGTGTCGAACCGCTCTACGCCATCCCTAGTCGGGTTTGGTCAAAAGAACAGATTTTTGGGCGAGGCTGGTAAGAACAAGCAGATCTCAAACATTAAGAACACCGtcgagagcttgaagagaatCATCGGTCTAGACTACAACGACCCagactttgagaaggagGCCAAGTACTTCCAAGCTAAGTTGGTCAAGTTGGAGAACGGCAAGATCGGAGCCCAGGTCAGACTCGCCGGCGAGCAGGCGACCTTCTCCGCCACTCAGCTCGTTGCTAtgttcatcaacaaagtcaaGAACACCGTGGTTGACGAGACGAAGGCCAATATCACTGACGTGGCCATCGCTGTGCCTGCTTGGTACACTGAGGAGCAGCGTTACGCTGTCGCTGATGCCGCCAGAATCGCCGGTTTGAACCCCGTCAGAGTCGTTAACGATGTTACTGCTGCCGCTGTGACCTACGGTGTTTTCAAGAGCGAGATGCCAGAAGGTGAGCAGAAGCCAAGAATTGTCGCTTTCGTGGACATTGGTCACTCTACCTACACCTGTAGCATTGGCGCCTTCAAGAGAGGCGAGTTGAAGATCCTGGGTACTGCTTACGACAAGCACTTTGGTGGTAGAGACTTTGACCGCGCTATCACTGAACACTTCGCCGATGAGTTCAAGACCAAGTACAAGATCGACATCAGAGAAAACGCTAAGGCTTACAGCAGAGTCATGACCGGTGCTgaaagattgaagaaggtcTTGTCTGCAAACACTGCCGCTCCATTCTCTGTCGAGTCTGTCATGAACGACATCGACGTTTCTTCTCAGTTGACCCGTGAGGAACTGGAGCAGCTTGTCAAGCCATTGCTTGAACGCGTCACTGATCCTGTTACTAAGGCTTTGGCTCAAGCTAACCTAAAGGCTGAGGAAGTTGACTTCGTCGAAATCGTTGGCGGTACCACTCGTATCCCTTGCTTGAAGAACGCCATTTCCGAAGCTTTCGGCAAGCCTCTGTCTGCTACTTTGAACCAGGATGAAGCCATCGCTAAGGGTGCTGCTTTTATCTGCGCCATCCACTCTCCAACCATGAGAGTTCGCCCATTCAAGTTCGAAGACATCCACCCATACTCTGTCTCTTACTTCTGGGACAAGCAGgaagaggacgaggacAACTTGGAAGTTTTCCCAGCTCGTTCTGCCTTCCCATCCACCAAGATGATCACTCTCCACCGCACTGGTGACTTCACCATGAAGGCCAAGTTCACCAACTCCAAGGAGTTGCCAGCTGGCCTGCCAACTGAAATTGCTAAGTGGGAGATCACCGGTGTTCAAATCCCAGAGGGCCAAACATCTGTTCCAGTCAAGCTGAAACTAAGATGCGACCCATCAGGTCTACACACAATTGAGAGCGCCTATTCTGTGGAAGACGTtaaggttcaagaagagGTCCCACGCGCCGAGGACGCTCCTGAGGACACTGAGCCTGAATACAGAGAAGTCACTAAGACTGTGAAGAAGGACGATCTAACTATCGTTGCTCACACTTTCGCTCTACCCGCTGAAGAGTTGAACGCTCTTATTGAGAAGGAGAACGAGTTGTTCTCTCAAGATAAGCTTGTCGCTGAGACTGAAGACCGCAAGAACGCTCTCGAGGAATACATTTACACTCTACGTGGAAAGTTGGACGAGGAGTATGCTCCTTTCGCTTCTGACGACGAGAAAGCTAAGTTGAGAGATATGCTGGCTAAGGCTGAAGACTGGCTGTATGATGACGGATACGACTCTACCAAGGCTAGATATATTGCCAAGtatgaagagcttgcttCTCTAGGTAACATGATCAGAGGTAGATACCTGGCCaaggaggaggagaagaGACAGGCTCTGAGACAAAAAGATGAAGCCGCTAAGATGGCTGCCATGGCTGAGAAGATGGCGGCTGAAAGAAAAGCTCAGGCTGAAAAGCAGAACGAAGCTAAGCCTGATGCCGAGGGTGACATCGATCTAGATTAA
- the TYR1 gene encoding prephenate dehydrogenase (NADP(+)) (similar to uniprot|P20049 Saccharomyces cerevisiae YBR166C TYR1 Step of tyrosine biosynthesis pathway Prephenate dehydrogenase (NADP)), with the protein MLLLDLCPRTSIKVFTKIVIQSPSYQIDEKELTMTDTSQIDEWKQSKTIGIIGLGDMGLLYADKFAEAGWNVVCCDRPEVYEDMKKNYVDRKFTVLKDGHLVSRVSDYIIYSVEAERIEQIVAMYSASTKLGAVVGGQTSCKSPEIKALEKYLPADADIVSVHSLHGPRVNPEAQPLVLIKHRCQRADSFPFVEAVMSSLKSKHVYLTYEEHDRITADTQAVTHAAFLSMGVAWCRIELYPWTIGVNRWFGGLENVKVNISLRIYSNKWHVYAGLAITNPAAHQQITQYARSASELFALFVQHNRQELTRRLNAAKDFVFGKQDGLLLLDDSILERYSLSKHEPQEGEQTLPNSHLSLLAIVDSWYQLKINPYDHIICSTPLFRIFLGVSEYLFMTPGLLETTINAAIEGEAFRPDDLEFVIAARSWSQIVSFGSYELYRKQFEEVQEFFRPMFPEANAIGNEMIKTILRHVDDNDSQGSKKTL; encoded by the coding sequence ATGCTGCTACTTGATTTATGTCCAAGAACGTCAATTAAAGTATTTACAAAAATTGTGATACAATCGCCGAGTTATCAAATTGACGAGAAAGAACTAACAATGACAGATACGAGCCAGATAGATGAGTGGAAACAATCCAAGACTATCGGAATCATTGGTCTTGGTGATATGGGCCTGCTGTACGCTGACAAGTTCGCAGAAGCCGGCTGGAACGTTGTATGCTGTGACCGTCCCGAAGTGTATGAAGatatgaagaagaactacGTGGACCGGAAGTTCACAGTACTGAAAGATGGACACCTGGTATCGCGGGTTAGCGATTACATTATCTACAGTGTGGAAGCAGAGCGCATTGAGCAAATCGTGGCTATGTACAGTGCATCAACTAAGTTAGGCGCCGTCGTGGGTGGACAGACAAGCTGCAAAAGTCCTGAGATTAAAGCCCTAGAGAAGTATCTCCCTGCAGATGCAGACATTGTGTCAGTTCACTCGCTGCACGGACCCCGAGTAAATCCAGAAGCACAGCCACTGGTACTGATCAAGCATCGGTGCCAGCGCGCGGATTCGTTCCCATTTGTGGAGGCCGTAATGTCATCGCTCAAGAGCAAGCATGTGTACTTAACATATGAGGAGCATGACAGGATTACTGCGGATACACAGGCTGTTACGCATGCAGCGTTTTTGAGCATGGGTGTCGCATGGTGTAGAATAGAATTGTATCCATGGACAATTGGAGTGAACCGGTGGTTTGGCGGGCTCGAGAACGTCAAGGTGAACATTTCCCTGCGCATATATTCAAACAAGTGGCATGTTTACGCAGGGCTCGCTATCACAAACCCTGCTGCCCATCAACAAATAACACAGTACGCTCGGAGTGCGAGCGAGTTGTTTGCTCTTTTCGTACAGCACAATCGACAGGAGCTGACCAGACGGCTGAATGCGGCAAAAGATTTCGTTTTTGGCAAGCAGGATGGGCTGCTTTTGCTAGACGACTCCATCCTCGAACGCTACTCTTTAAGTAAACATGAGCCGCAAGAAGGGGAACAAACCTTACCAAACTCTCACCTGTCTCTACTCGCAATCGTCGATAGCTGGTATCAGCTCAAGATAAATCCCTATGATCACATAATATGCTCGACACCGCTGTTCCGTATTTTTCTCGGCGTGTCTGAATATCTTTTCATGACACCTGGGCTATTggaaacaacaatcaaCGCAGCGATCGAAGGTGAGGCTTTCCGCCCAGATGATCTAGAGTTTGTGATTGCTGCGCGTTCATGGAGCCAAATCGTGTCATTTGGTAGCTACGAGCTATACCGCAAGCAgttcgaagaagttcagGAGTTTTTCAGGCCCATGTTTCCCGAAGCTAACGCTATCGGCAATGAAATGATCAAAACGATCCTACGTCATGTCGATGATAATGACAGTCAAGGTAGTAAAAAAACTCTGTAG
- a CDS encoding uncharacterized protein (similar to uniprot|Q02872 Saccharomyces cerevisiae YPL108W Hypothetical ORF) — translation MLRNQVYKQTSMIARDFAKLQISVPTAADGEKYSSTASGRPNQSVTKPVSLDSSTGEVLVRKSTGKTKVRKGQTAEEFERQCAQFFDVERGPVWTPVGWMTTRDPLLTLDTDPSSDLKIKQVRQKLASHCHLLYYRKQYADCARLCERLLSRFEALDNRKKIQREIDELHYMLERCRAAK, via the coding sequence ATGCTAAGGAACCAGGTCTACAAACAAACATCAATGATTGCTCGAGATTTCGCAAAGCTTCAGATCTCAGTTCCGACTGCGGCGGACGGCGAGAAATATTCCTCCACCGCATCCGGACGACCTAATCAGTCTGTCACCAAGCCTGTGTCGCTAGATTCGTCCACAGGTGAAGTCCTCGTCAGAAAGTCCACCGGTAAAACGAAAGTGCGTAAGGGCCAGACAGCAGAGGAGTTCGAGCGTCAGTGCGCACAATTTTTCGACGTGGAGCGTGGCCCCGTGTGGACGCCTGTTGGATGGATGACGACCCGGGATCCACTGCTCACACTTGATACAGACCCTTCATCCGACCTAAAGATTAAGCAAGTACGACAGAAGCTTGCCAGCCACTGCCATTTGCTCTACTACCGCAAGCAGTATGCTGATTGCGCCAGACTCTGCGAGAGACTCCTGAGTCGGTTTGAAGCACTTGacaacagaaagaaaattCAAAGGGAGattgatgagcttcacTATATGCTCGAACGCTGCCGAGCAGCCAAATAG
- the UBS1 gene encoding Ubs1p (weakly similar to uniprot|P38290 Saccharomyces cerevisiae YBR165W UBS1 Ubiquitin-conjugating enzyme suppressor that functions as a general positive regulator of Cdc34p activity nuclear protein that may represent a link between nucleocytoplasmic transport and ubiquitin ligase activity): protein MISPITRRLLRDWKRLAHAPAQTSYHVRPQEANVHLWHFVLTANGKPGSGTNDICGSEIYGMFFVGGSDTEPMVLMRCFTPNACFPANKTVSLTHLAPLLLGQGLSAFLEHLQRVLEHADNSVAKESNATYGGWHNTSFANTPGAMSGVTFDNQPIGSVDRFTRAWNRIMLREFKLQFPALYAQFTVTAQDRALVQQWAEANARREVPSPRPARFTFKDHSPATTLACDSDSHHSKRRKLAKP from the coding sequence ATGATTTCTCCTATAACTAGACGGCTCTTAAGGGACTGGAAGCGACTAGCGCATGCGCCAGCACAAACCTCATATCACGTTCGCCCGCAGGAGGCAAATGTTCACCTATGGCATTTTGTGCTAACAGCGAACGGTAAGCCAGGGTCAGGAACTAATGATATCTGCGGGTCAGAAATTTACGGCATGTTTTTTGTGGGAGGCTCTGACACGGAACCTATGGTGTTGATGCGGTGCTTCACACCTAATGCATGCTTTCCAGCGAACAAGACGGTGAGTTTGACTCATTTGGCGCCGCTGCTTTTAGGGCAGGGTTTATCGGCGTTTCTCGAACATCTGCAACGGGTGCTAGAACACGCAGACAACTCGGTCGCTAAAGAGAGCAACGCCACATATGGTGGGTGGCACAATACATCCTTTGCAAATACACCAGGCGCAATGAGTGGCGTTACTTTTGACAACCAGCCCATCGGGAGTGTTGACCGCTTTACTCGCGCGTGGAACCGAATCATGTTGCGGGAATTTAAACTTCAATTTCCTGCTCTTTACGCTCAATTTACCGTTACAGCGCAGGACCGCGCTTTGGTGCAACAGTGGGCCGAGGCAAACGCCCGCCGTGAAGTGCCCTCCCCGCGTCCAGCTCGCTTTACCTTCAAGGATCATTCACCCGCTACTACGCTAGCTTGTGACAGTGACTCCCACCACTCTAAACGGCGCAAACTCGCCAAACCCTAG
- the PEX32 gene encoding Pex32p (weakly similar to uniprot|P38292 Saccharomyces cerevisiae YBR168W PEX32 Peroxisomal integral membrane protein involved in negative regulation of peroxisome size partially functionally redundant with Pex31p genetic interactions suggest action at a step downstream of steps mediated by Pex28p and Pex29p) produces MPQRAGKFHAKLVQRQGQRTALTFATAPQISWTLHRLYPLLLICDGILSNILWCCDDVCLPFIHSVLLVLSTNILTVQDGASFARRAVESWVGTMSCVLLLLSFVYYISSVLHELNADEPPTLEDIIVMVETVVYKLEVIRDDLREPLKMSSQELVTVLVFITPVHWLLMKYLFSSNDYLVFLVLFCSVYHSSWCQCTLRLLWRSLYVRQLLSLVCGRTRDAGGIGQAAFYVVNNSGIQVPRYTSPLEDLSSSSFSNRVRKALDGVYDPDLVSKHSSTPVSAKVVEFRIDENQRKWPLDGWTQNMLPYERSKFTASQDPASAECSSPWKFQESLGREWCWLDDAWKPEPWLYCDTHWIARGENDSLDCYTRRRMWKRRAFQCSH; encoded by the coding sequence ATGCCACAAAGGGCGGGAAAGTTTCACGCTAAATTAGTTCAAAGACAGGGCCAGAGAACAGCGCTCACTTTTGCGACGGCACCCCAGATCTCATGGACTCTACATCGGCTTTACCCGTTACTTCTAATCTGCGATGGAATTTTGAGTAATATACTGTGGTGTTGTGATGATGTGTGTCTTCCTTTTATACACTCAGTACTTTTGGTCCTGAGCACAAACATACTGACAGTGCAGGATGGGGCCTCATTTGCACGACGCGCGGTTGAGTCTTGGGTGGGAACCATGAGCTGCGTCCTTCTGCTTCTCTCATTTGTCTACTACATCAGTTCTGTTCTGCATGAGTTGAACGCAGATGAACCGCCTACGCTGGAAGACATCATCGTAATGGTGGAAACCGTGGTCTACAAACTGGAAGTGATACGCGACGACCTTAGAGAGCCGCTGAAAATGAGTTCTCAGGAGCTGGTCACagttcttgtttttatcACGCCAGTGCACTGGCTTCTCATGAAGTACCTATTCTCATCCAACGACTATCTGGTTTTCCTCGTTCTCTTTTGCTCCGTTTATCACTCAAGCTGGTGTCAGTGTACTCTACGGCTTCTTTGGAGAAGCCTTTACGTACGGCAACTGCTCTCATTAGTGTGtggaagaacaagagacGCTGGCGGCATCGGCCAGGCGGCGTTCTACGTGGTAAATAACTCTGGCATCCAGGTGCCGCGCTATACTTCTCCGCTAGAagatctttcaagctcctcattttcaaatagAGTACGGAAAGCCCTTGATGGCGTCTACGACCCGGATCTTGTTTCGAAGCACAGCAGCACACCAGTCTCTGCTAAGGTTGTGGAATTTCGCATTGACGAAAATCAGCGCAAATGGCCGCTGGACGGCTGGACCCAAAATATGTTGCCCTACGAGAGGTCCAAGTTCACAGCTTCTCAAGATCCTGCAAGCGCTGAGTGTAGTTCCCCGTGGAAATTTCAGGAATCGCTAGGAAGGGAGTGGTGCTGGCTAGACGATGCCTGGAAGCCAGAACCTTGGCTTTACTGTGACACACATTGGATAGCAAGGGGCGAAAACGATTCTCTTGACTGTTACACAAGAAGACGGATGTGGAAAAGACGTGCCTTTCAGTGCTCCCACTAA
- the DPC25 gene encoding Dpc25p (similar to uniprot|Q02873 Saccharomyces cerevisiae YPL107W Hypothetical ORF) → MIPTPRFCGFVRRSLKTTAKQLMTFEGSSLGVIGNDEEKMNNVFGGRIKGEPRRSTSRMIKRGSRDIAGIPVPERPIEPDNCCMSGCVNCVWEIYNEDLKEWKDRRKQAAAKLKGTDTKWPADFDPPLSFLDIRNVPSNLKTLKIKLDKQKQRGTSGLFPPREDKLPQSVLDAKRKRREERAESAQALGIQEDQNEGWDNIPVFIRVFAEFEKKKKEAKQSQKSC, encoded by the coding sequence ATGATACCAACACCGAGGTTTTGCGGCTTCGTAAGACgaagtttgaaaactacAGCAAAGCAGTTGATGACATTTGAAGGTAGCAGCCTAGGCGTCATAGGcaatgacgaagaaaagATGAACAATGTGTTTGGTGGCAGGATTAAAGGTGAGCCTCGGCGCTCAACTAGCCGAATGATTAAGAGGGGGTCTAGAGATATAGCTGGAATTCCAGTGCCGGAAAGGCCTATCGAGCCTGATAACTGTTGTATGTCGGGGTGTGTGAATTGCGTTTGGGAGATATACAACGAAGACCTTAAAGAATGGAAAGACAGGCGGAAGCAAGCCGCTGCCAAACTCAAAGGTACAGATACTAAATGGCCCGCAGACTTTGATCCtcctttgagtttcttggACATTCGAAACGTGCCAAGTAATCTCAAGACGTTGAAGATAAAGCTCGACAAACAGAAGCAACGGGGTACTTCAGGTCTATTTCCTCCGAGAGAGGACAAGCTGCCTCAAAGTGTTCTAGATGCCAAACGGAAACGTCGCGAGGAAAGAGCTGAAAGCGCACAGGCCTTGGGCattcaagaagaccaaaATGAGGGGTGGGATAACATACCAGTTTTTATTCGCGTGTTTgctgaatttgaaaagaagaagaaagaagccaaaCAATCACAAAAATCCTGTTAA
- the DAL3 gene encoding ureidoglycolate hydrolase (similar to uniprot|P32459 Saccharomyces cerevisiae YIR032C DAL3 Ureidoglycolate hydrolase converts ureidoglycolate to glyoxylate and urea in the third step of allantoin degradation expression sensitive to nitrogen catabolite repression) yields the protein MKIAAQPLTISSFSRFGSIVSPDEAVAGLDERARTANQGTAIKLLKVSTVENGFKEVREANWNLFRCFPAPHLRRRFLCGARSQNGNESNLETVLHSIKVLEKHPFSSQTFLPMGRDREDVSYLVVVALADESGEPDLSTLEAFTCKGTQAVTYGAGVWHSPMIVLGEPEFLDFGVLIHELLDANHPEMDCVEREYKDGDICVVLQA from the coding sequence ATGAAGATAGCAGCACAGCCCTTAACTATCAGCAGCTTTAGTCGCTTTGGCTCGATCGTGTCCCCAGACGAGGCCGTTGCGGGGCTCGACGAGCGCGCTCGAACAGCTAACCAGGGCACTGCAATCAAACTTCTAAAGGTCAGCACAGTGGAGAACGGCTTCAAAGAGGTCAGAGAGGCAAACTGGAATCTTTTTCGATGCTTTCCTGCGCCGCACCTCAGGCGGCGCTTTTTGTGTGGAGCGCGGTCCCAAAACGGGAACGAGTCAAACCTTGAAACCGTCTTGCACTCAATAAAAGTGCTTGAGAAACACCCGTTTAGTAGCCAAACGTTTCTTCCCATGGGCCGCGACCGCGAGGATGTTTCGTATCTGGTGGTGGTTGCCCTCGCGGACGAGTCGGGCGAGCCTGACCTCTCAACGCTAGAGGCATTTACATGTAAAGGCACACAAGCTGTAACTTACGGGGCAGGCGTATGGCACTCTCCTATGATTGTGCTGGGGGAACCCGAGTTCTTGGACTTTGGAGTGTTGATACATGAACTGCTTGACGCGAACCATCCGGAAATGGACTGCGTCGAACGCGAATACAAAGATGGGGATATTTGTGTCGTGTTACAAGCGTAG